In Bradyrhizobium sp. 195, the sequence GATCGCCCGGTTGCAAAGGCTTTAAGGCCTTGCGCGTCTTCAAGGCGGGGAGCGGGCATTTCAACCCGGTGAGATCGAGCGTGGTTCTGGTCATGCGCGCAACATGGCGAGACGAAGCGATGGCGTCAACGCACGGCCTCTAGAGCAGATCGGCATAGGACAAAAAACCTACGCCGTGCCCCGGCTCGACGCCCGTGATGCTCTCACCGAGTTCAACCAGGCCGTCGGTCTCGACCAGCGAGGACAACAGCCCCGCTCCCTCGCGCGGAAACTTGATGGCCTCGAGCCCGCCGTCCTGCGCGCGTCGCAAGGAGGCGCGCACATATTCACGCCGGCCCGCCTTCTTCTTGTAAGTAAACGCGGCGCGCACCGGGATGGGCGTCAGCGGCTCCGGCAAGCCACCCGCCAGCGCCAGCACCGTCGGCCGCACCACATGGACAAACGTGACGAAACTCGCGACGGGATTGCCGGGCAATCCGATCAGCGGCGTGCCGTCGATGATGCCCATCGCCACGGGCCGGCCGGGCTTGATCGCCATCCGCCACAGCACCAGCGAGCCGATGCTTTCGACCGCCGCCTTGACGTGGTCCTCCTCGCCGGTCGAGACGCCGCCCGTGGTGAGGATCAGATCGTGGCGGCCTGCAACCTGCTTCAAGCCATTCGCGAGCGAAGCACGCTCGTCGCGCAGAATGCCGAGGTCGCTGACCTCGCAGTCCAGGCGGCGCAGCATCGCCATCAACATGAAGCGGTTGGAATCGAACAGCTGCGAGGCGGCGCGTGGCTCGCCAGGAGAAGCAAGCTCGTCACCGGTCGAGAACACCGCAACGCGAATGCGCCTGACCACGTCGAGCCTGACACGCCCGAACGCCGCGGCGAGCGCGACGTGCTGTGGTCGCAAGCGCTGGCCCGCGCGCAGCGCGATCTGGCCCTCGGGGATGTCTTCGCCCGCAGGCCGGACATTGGCTCCAGGCTTCAGCCCCGGCGGCAGCACGATCCTGCCGGAATCGTCGATGCGGACATCTTCCTGCATGAAGACGGTCTCCGCGCCCGGCGGCATCGGCGCGCCCGTGAAAATGCGCGCGGTGTGGCCGGGCTTGATCGGTGCCTGTGCAAGCCCGCCGGCCTGGATGCGGCCGTCAAGCGGGAACGCCTGCTCCGCGCCATCGGGAAGATCGGCGTTGCGCACGGCGTAGCCGTCGACGGCCGAGTTTGTGAAGGGCGGCAGCGGCAGCGGCGCCGCGACGTCGCGCGCCAGCACGCGCCCGTCTGCGTCGAGGAGCGTCACCGTTTCCAGATCGGCGATCGCGTTGACGCGCGTCGTGATGAGACCAACGGCCTCGTCCACCGACATCATCGGGCCGCCGAAGGCAAAGCAATCGTCCGACAGTTGCGCCATGGTGCCTCGTCAGCGTATCGCGGCGCTCTTCGCCACGGCTTCCTCGACCGGCATCGCGGCGCGCAGCAGCAATGCCGCAGCCGCCGCGATATCGTCGAGATGGACAGTCGGCAGCCCAGTGTCAATGGCGGTGTCAGTCGCGATCCCGGCAATGCCGGGATCGTCGGGGTATAGCAACGGCTTGCCGTTGGCCGCGCGATGCACCTCGATCTTGCGGTGCGGCTCGCGCTTGAAACCCTCGACCACGACGAGATCGACGGCGGACAGCTTGCTCAATAGTTCCGGCAACCGCGGCTCCGCGGCGCCGCGCAGTTCGTGCATCAGGGCCCAGCGGCTTGACGAAGCAACCAGCACTTCGGCCGCGCCGGCCTCGCGATGCCGCCAGGAATCCTTGCCGGGCACGTCGACGTCGAACTGGTGATGCGCATGCTTGATGACCGAGACGCGCAGGCCCTGCGCATTGAAATGCGGGATCAGCCGCGTCAACAGCGTGGTCTTGCCCGCACCGCTCCAGCCCGCAAGGCCGATAACTTTCATAACCGTTCGATCTCCTACGGCTCCCCAGCCGGTGGAACCACCGCTCCCTCCCCGTCATTGCGAGCGCAGCGAAGCAATCCAGAGTGTCTCCGCGGATGCATTTTCCGGATTGCTTCGCTGCGCTCGCAATGACGAGCGGAGGCATTTTGCCCATTCGCTGCCATGCTTATATCGGCTTGAGCCGAATGTCATGCTAACCTCGTGACCATGATGAAGATCGACAAAGCTCCCGTGCCCCTGATCGTCCCCAATCCAGACGATCCTCGCCTGACCCAGAGCGTGACCGGGACCGACCAGACCGGCGCCAGGGTCGAGATCAAGGTGCCGATGGAGCGGCCGCTGACGCTCTACCTGAATGCCCAGGAGATCGTCACCATGATGACGATCGGCGACTATCCGGAATATCTGGCGCTCGGCTATTTGCTGAACCAGAACATGCTGAAATATAATGACGCGGTCACCGAGGTCGAATACGACGACGACCTCCAGGTGGTCGTGGTGCGCACCACACACCACACCAATTTCGAAGCCAAGCTGAAGAAGCGCACGCAGACCTCGGGCTGCGCGCAGGGCACCGCCTTCGGCGACCTGCTGGAGGCGGTCGAGAGCGTCGCACTGCCGAAGGCGGAGCTGCGCACCTCCTGGCTCTACCAGATGACGCAGACCATCAACACCATGCCCTCGCTCTATCTCGAGGCCGGCGCGATCCACGGCTGCGTGCTGTGCAAGGAGGGCACTCCGCTCTGCTACACCGAGGATGTCGGCCGGCACAACGCGGTCGACAAGATCGCGGGCTGGATGTACCGCCACGGCGTCGATGCCTCCGACAAGATCCTCTACACCACGGGGCGTCTCACCTCGGAGATGGTGATCAAGACCGTCCGCATGGGGATCCCGATCCTGGTGTCGCGCTCCGGCTTCACCGCCTGGGGTGTCGATCTCGCCCGCCAGGTCGGACTGACGCTGGTCGGACGCACCCGCGGCAAGCGCTTCATCGTCCTCGCGGGCGAGGAGCGCATCGTCTACGACCAGAACCTCGCCTACGTCGAGGACGAATCGGCCAAGCACAAGCGCAAAGGTGAAGGTGGTGACGACTAGTTTTCCGGCCACGCAAGGCGTGCTGCTCGCGGGCGGCCTCGCGCGGCGCATGGGCGGCGGCGACAAGCCGATGCGCACCATCGGCGGCCGCACCATTCTGGAGCGCGTGATCGCGCGCCTTTCGCCTCAGTGCAGCGGGCTGATTCTCAATGCGAACGGCGATCCCGCACGTTTCGCCGCCTTCGGCCTGCAGGTCGTCGCCGACGACGTGCCCGGCTTTCCCGGCCCGCTCGCCGGCATCCTAGCGGCGCTGGACTGGACCGCGGCCAACCGGCCGGAGATCGAATGGGTGCTCAGCGCCGCCGGCGATTGCCCGTTCCTGCCGCGCGATCTGGTGGCCCGCCTGCATGACGCACGCGAGCACGAGAGCGCGCAGCTCGCGGTCGCCGCATCAGGCGACCAGTCACATCCGGTGATCGGTCTGTGGCGCGTCGCCCTGCGCGACGAGCTGCGTCACGCGCTGGTCGTCGAAGATCTCCGCAAGATCGACCGCTGGACCGCGCGCTATCCGCTCGCGACGGTGACGTGGCCAGCCGAGCCGCTCGATCCGTTCTTCAATGCCAATACGGTCGAGGACATCGCCGAAGCCGAGCGGCTGGCGGCGCTGGACGACGCATCCTGAGCCGTTGCCCGGAGCTCTTGACCGTAAGCGACCGGCCGTGAACCGGACCTGGGAAGCGAACGACCAATGATTGGGACGTTGCCCCGGATGAGCCATGGCAGACTCGCTCTTGGAAGTCATTTTCGATGTTGTCGATCTCGCGTTCGATGTTTCGGACGTAATCGATCGCACGAAGCAGCTGAGCAAGCCTGACACCGT encodes:
- the fdhD gene encoding formate dehydrogenase accessory sulfurtransferase FdhD, yielding MMKIDKAPVPLIVPNPDDPRLTQSVTGTDQTGARVEIKVPMERPLTLYLNAQEIVTMMTIGDYPEYLALGYLLNQNMLKYNDAVTEVEYDDDLQVVVVRTTHHTNFEAKLKKRTQTSGCAQGTAFGDLLEAVESVALPKAELRTSWLYQMTQTINTMPSLYLEAGAIHGCVLCKEGTPLCYTEDVGRHNAVDKIAGWMYRHGVDASDKILYTTGRLTSEMVIKTVRMGIPILVSRSGFTAWGVDLARQVGLTLVGRTRGKRFIVLAGEERIVYDQNLAYVEDESAKHKRKGEGGDD
- the mobA gene encoding molybdenum cofactor guanylyltransferase MobA, coding for MKVVTTSFPATQGVLLAGGLARRMGGGDKPMRTIGGRTILERVIARLSPQCSGLILNANGDPARFAAFGLQVVADDVPGFPGPLAGILAALDWTAANRPEIEWVLSAAGDCPFLPRDLVARLHDAREHESAQLAVAASGDQSHPVIGLWRVALRDELRHALVVEDLRKIDRWTARYPLATVTWPAEPLDPFFNANTVEDIAEAERLAALDDAS
- the mobB gene encoding molybdopterin-guanine dinucleotide biosynthesis protein B, coding for MKVIGLAGWSGAGKTTLLTRLIPHFNAQGLRVSVIKHAHHQFDVDVPGKDSWRHREAGAAEVLVASSSRWALMHELRGAAEPRLPELLSKLSAVDLVVVEGFKREPHRKIEVHRAANGKPLLYPDDPGIAGIATDTAIDTGLPTVHLDDIAAAAALLLRAAMPVEEAVAKSAAIR
- a CDS encoding molybdopterin molybdotransferase MoeA, producing MAQLSDDCFAFGGPMMSVDEAVGLITTRVNAIADLETVTLLDADGRVLARDVAAPLPLPPFTNSAVDGYAVRNADLPDGAEQAFPLDGRIQAGGLAQAPIKPGHTARIFTGAPMPPGAETVFMQEDVRIDDSGRIVLPPGLKPGANVRPAGEDIPEGQIALRAGQRLRPQHVALAAAFGRVRLDVVRRIRVAVFSTGDELASPGEPRAASQLFDSNRFMLMAMLRRLDCEVSDLGILRDERASLANGLKQVAGRHDLILTTGGVSTGEEDHVKAAVESIGSLVLWRMAIKPGRPVAMGIIDGTPLIGLPGNPVASFVTFVHVVRPTVLALAGGLPEPLTPIPVRAAFTYKKKAGRREYVRASLRRAQDGGLEAIKFPREGAGLLSSLVETDGLVELGESITGVEPGHGVGFLSYADLL